A region from the Spea bombifrons isolate aSpeBom1 chromosome 7, aSpeBom1.2.pri, whole genome shotgun sequence genome encodes:
- the CWC22 gene encoding pre-mRNA-splicing factor CWC22 homolog encodes MKSSVTQVKSSMNYNRPADQNSDQSSSPEDRNRDRYKSRRVQDSEDDRKRSDQDSDDDQKRSDQDSDDDRRRRDQDSDRKRRDQDSDDDQKRSDQDSDDDRKRRDQVSEGDRKRRDHDSGDDRRRRDQDFDRKRRDQDSDDDRRRRRRYQHSDDDRWRKRRDWDSDFDRRRNRDSDFDRRRNRDSDDDQRRRRNQDFDGDRDRRRWDHESIPNRNKMSPETRRNEEQSEDQVLAEPPVKKKKEELDPILTRTGGAYIPPAKLRMMQEQITDKSSLAYQRMSWEALKKSINGLINKVNVSNIGNIIQELLQENIVRGRGQLARSVLQAQSASPIFTHVYAAVVAIINSKFPHIGELILKRLILNFRKGYRRNDKQLCLTASKFVAHLINQNVAHEVLALEMLTLLLERPTDDSVEVSIGFLKESGLKLTQVTPRGINAIFERLRNILHESEIDKRVQYMIEVMFAVRKDGFKDHPVIPDGLDLVEEEDQFTHMLPLEDDYNPEDVLNVFKMDPNFLENEEKYKTIKKEILDEGDSDSEGEDDAGDSDGDSDDEDEEGAEGGEEGEKMIIHDKTEINLVSFRRTIYLAIQSSLDFEECAHKLIKMDFPESQTKELCNMILDCCAQQRTYEKFFGLLAGRFCLLKKDYMEAFENIFKEQYDTIHRLETNKLRNVAKMFAHLLYTDSIPWSVLECINLSEETTTSSSRIFVKIFFQELCEYMGLPKLNARLKDVTLQPFFQGLLPMDNPKNTRFAINFFTSIGLGGLTDELREHLKNAPKMIMTQKQNVESSDSSSSESSSESSSDTESSSSSSSSDDSSSSSSDSDSRRRKKTSHKKKSKHSLKAVTKKQVYEDKRKESSERKPRKDRHDDKSRKSDSSSKHKLHSRSSHR; translated from the exons ATGAAGAGCAGCGTGACGCAAGTGAAA AGTTCTATGAACTACAACAGACCAGCTGATCAAAATTCCGACCAAAGTTCTTCTCCGGAAGACAG gAATCGAGACCGTTACAAGTCGAGAAGGGTTCAGGACTCTGAGGATGACCGGAAGAGAAGTGATCAGGACTCTGATGATGACCAGAAGAGAAGTGATCAGGACTCTGACGATGACCGGAGGAGGAGGGATCAGGACTCTGACCGGAAGAGAAGGGATCAAGACTCTGATGATGACCAGAAGAGAAGTGATCAGGACTCTGACGATGACCGGAAGAGAAGGGATCAGGTCTCTGAAGGTGACCGTAAGAGAAGGGATCACGACTCTGGCGATGACCGGAGGAGGAGGGATCAGGACTTTGACCGGAAGAGAAGGGATCAGGACTCTGACGATGaccggaggaggaggaggcgcTATCAGCACTCTGACGATGATAGGTGGAGAAAGAGGAGGGATTGGGACTCTGACTTTGACCGAAGGAGGAATCGAGACTCTGACTTTGACCGAAGGAGGAATCGAGACTCTGATGATGaccagaggaggagaaggaatcAGGACTTTGATGGTGACCGTGACCGGAGGCGATGGGATCATGAGAGTATCCCCAATAGAAACAAAATGTCTCCAGAGACCAGGCGAAATGAGGAGCAATCGGAAGACCAGGTCCTAGCAGAGCCCCCTGTGAAGAAAAAGAAGGAAGAATTGGATCCGATCCTAACTCGCACAGGTGGTGCATACATACCTCCTGCCAAACTTCGCATGATGCAAGAACAGATAACTGATAAGAGCAG CTTAGCATATCAAAGGATGAGCTGGgaagctttaaaaaaatcaattaacgGTCTTATTAACAAAGTGAACGTGTCTAATATTGGAAATATTATCCAAGAGCTGCTTCAAGAAAACATTGTCCGTGGAAG AGGTCAGCTGGCTAGATCAGTTCTCCAGGCACAAAGTGCATCTCCCATCTTTACCCACGTGTATGCAGCAGTGGTAGCTATCATCAACTCAAAGTTTCCTCATATTGGAGAGCTCATATTGAAGAGGCTTATTCTTAATTTCCGAAAGGGGTACAGAAGAAATGATAAg CAACTTTGCTTGACGGCATCAAAGTTTGTTGCTCATCTCATCAATCAAAATGTG GCCCATGAGGTACTGGCTTTGGAAATGTTGACGCTGCTGCTTGAAAGACCTACAGATGACAGCGTTGAAGTCTCTATTGGCTTTTTGAAAGAAAGTGGACTAAAGCTGACCCAGGTTACACCCAGAGGTATAAATG CTATATTTGAGCGGCTTCGCAACATCCTGCATGAATCAGAAATAGACAAGCGTGTTCAGTATATGATTGAAGTCATGTTTGCCGTTAGAAAGGATGGATTTAAAGATCACCCAGTGATTCCCGATGGTTTGGACCTTGTGGAGGAAGAAGACCAGTTCACACACATGCTTCCTTTAGAAGATGACTATAATCCAGAGGATGTTCTCA ATGTCTTCAAAATGGATCCCAACTTCCTTGAAAATGAGGAGAAATATAAGACCATTAAAAAAG AAATCCTTGATGAAGGAGACAGCGATTCAGAAGGTGAAGATGATGCAGGGGACAGTGATGGTGACAGTGATGATGAAGATGAGGAAGGAGCGGAAGGAGGCGAAGAAG gaGAAAAAATGATAATCCATGACAAAACTGAAATTAATTTGGTTTCATTTCGAAGAACAATATATCTGGCAATCCAGTCAag TTTAGATTTTGAAGAATGTGCACATAAACTGATTAAGATGGATTTTCCTGAAAGCCAGACT AAAGAACTTTGCAACATGATACTCGATTGCTGCGCTCAGCAGAGAACATACGAGAAGTTCTTTGGCTTGCTTGCTGGG cGTTTCTGTTTACTAAAGAAAGATTATATGGAagcttttgaaaatatttttaaagaacagTATGATACCATCCACCGACTGGAAACCAACAAATTGAGAAATGTTGCAAAAATGTTTGCTCACCTCCTTTACACGGACTCGATTCCTTGGAGT GTTCTGGAATGTATAAATCTTAGCGAAGAAACAACAACTTCTTCTAGtagaatatttgtaaaaatattctTCCAGGAGCTTTGTGAATATATGGGACTTCCAAAACTGAATGCAAGACTTAAGGACGT AACTCTCCAGCCTTTCTTCCAGGGACTGTTGCCGATGGACAACCCTAAAAACACTCGTTTTGCTATCAACTTTTTCACATCAATTGGCCTTGGGGGATTAAC GGATGAATTACGTGAACATCTAAAGAATGCTCCCAAGATGATTATGACTCAGAAGCAGAACGTTGAATCTTCAGATTCATCGTCTTCAGAGTCCTCTTCAGAGTCCTCTTCTGATACTGAAAGCAGCTCCAGCTCTTCAAGTTCTGATGACTCCTCAAGCTCCAGCAGTGACTCTG ATTCCCGAAGGAGGAAAAAGACATCACACAAGAAGAAAAGTAAACATTCCCTCAAGGCAGTtactaaaaaacaagtttatgaAGACAAGCGCAAGGAATCATCGGAAAGAAAACCCCGCAAAGACAGACATGACGACAAATCAAGAAAATCAGATAGCAGCTCAAAACACAAATTGCATTCAAGAAGCTCCCACAGATGA